From Ornithorhynchus anatinus isolate Pmale09 chromosome X3, mOrnAna1.pri.v4, whole genome shotgun sequence, the proteins below share one genomic window:
- the STARD4 gene encoding stAR-related lipid transfer protein 4 isoform X1, with the protein MARSGGKMEHLPDVSSLANKLHNTLIQYHNIEEDKWRLVKKTKDVTIWRKPSEEFNGWLYKAQGVVENVANRVIDHICPGPCRLDWDSLMTTMDIIEQFEENCCVMRYTTAGQLWNIIAPREFVDFSYTTQYQEGLLSCGVSLIYGETRPNFIRGHNHPCGWFCVPLPGNPKHSLLTGYIQTDLRGLLPQSAVDTAMASTLANFYSDLRKALKA; encoded by the exons GAGGAAAAATGGAACACCTACCAGATGTCTCTTCTCTTGCAAATAAACTCCACAATACTCTCATCCAGTACCATAACATTGAAGAGGACAAGTGGCGACTTGTGAAGAAAACG AAAGATGTAACAATCTGGCGGAAACCATCGGAGGAATTCAACGGCTGGCT GTACAAAGCTCAGGGTGTTGTGGAGAATGTTGCCAACAGGGTAATTGATCACATTTGCCCAGGGCCCTGTCGTCTGGATTGGGATAGTCTAATGACCACCATGGATATCATTGAGCAGTTTGAAGAG aaTTGCTGTGTGATGCGTTACACCACTGCTGGCCAGCTGTGGAATATTATTGCACCAAGAGAGTTTGTTGATTTCTCCTACACCACCCAATATCAAGAGGGGCTCTTATCCTGCG GTGTGAGTCTTATCTACGGCGAGACGAGGCCCAACTTCATCCGTGGCCACAATCATCCCTGCGGCTGGTTCTGTGTGCCCCTTCCAGGCAATCCGAAGCACAGTCTCTTGACGGGCTACATCCAGACTGATCTGCGAGGGCTGCTTCCTCAGTCTGCAGTCGATACTGCCATGGCTAGTACGCTGGCCAATTTTTACAGCGACCTCAGGAAAGCACTGAAGGCTTGA
- the STARD4 gene encoding stAR-related lipid transfer protein 4 isoform X2 gives MEHLPDVSSLANKLHNTLIQYHNIEEDKWRLVKKTKDVTIWRKPSEEFNGWLYKAQGVVENVANRVIDHICPGPCRLDWDSLMTTMDIIEQFEENCCVMRYTTAGQLWNIIAPREFVDFSYTTQYQEGLLSCGVSLIYGETRPNFIRGHNHPCGWFCVPLPGNPKHSLLTGYIQTDLRGLLPQSAVDTAMASTLANFYSDLRKALKA, from the exons ATGGAACACCTACCAGATGTCTCTTCTCTTGCAAATAAACTCCACAATACTCTCATCCAGTACCATAACATTGAAGAGGACAAGTGGCGACTTGTGAAGAAAACG AAAGATGTAACAATCTGGCGGAAACCATCGGAGGAATTCAACGGCTGGCT GTACAAAGCTCAGGGTGTTGTGGAGAATGTTGCCAACAGGGTAATTGATCACATTTGCCCAGGGCCCTGTCGTCTGGATTGGGATAGTCTAATGACCACCATGGATATCATTGAGCAGTTTGAAGAG aaTTGCTGTGTGATGCGTTACACCACTGCTGGCCAGCTGTGGAATATTATTGCACCAAGAGAGTTTGTTGATTTCTCCTACACCACCCAATATCAAGAGGGGCTCTTATCCTGCG GTGTGAGTCTTATCTACGGCGAGACGAGGCCCAACTTCATCCGTGGCCACAATCATCCCTGCGGCTGGTTCTGTGTGCCCCTTCCAGGCAATCCGAAGCACAGTCTCTTGACGGGCTACATCCAGACTGATCTGCGAGGGCTGCTTCCTCAGTCTGCAGTCGATACTGCCATGGCTAGTACGCTGGCCAATTTTTACAGCGACCTCAGGAAAGCACTGAAGGCTTGA